One segment of Rosa chinensis cultivar Old Blush chromosome 6, RchiOBHm-V2, whole genome shotgun sequence DNA contains the following:
- the LOC112173647 gene encoding auxin-responsive protein SAUR50 — protein MAIRKANRLTQTAVLKQILKRCSSLGKKQQYDEQGHPLDVPKGHFVVYVGENRSRYIVPISFLTRPEFQSLLHQAEEEFGFDHDMGLTIPCEEEVFQSLTSMLSA, from the coding sequence ATGGCGATCAGAAAAGCCAACCGGCTTACGCAAACTGCAGTGCTGAAGCAGATTTTGAAGAGGTGCTCCAGCTTGGGGAAGAAGCAGCAGTATGACGAACAGGGGCACCCTTTGGACGTGCCAAAGGGACATTTTGTGGTTTATGTTGGGGAAAACAGAAGCAGGTACATAGTACCCATCTCTTTCCTGACCCGACCTGAGTTCCAGAGCCTGCTTCACCAAGCCGAGGAGGAGTTCGGGTTCGATCACGACATGGGCCTTACCATTCCTTGCGAGGAAGAAGTTTTTCAGTCGCTAACGTCCATGCTCAGCGCTTAG
- the LOC112169909 gene encoding filament-like plant protein 4, whose translation MDRRSWPWKKKSSSDKAATEKALAVAESVPTPQAEKDNYKKPNYVQLSVEQYSHLTGLEDQVKNYESQVKNYENQVNAYEDQVKTYEDQFQTLEDQITDLNEQLSTAHSEISTQEGLVKQHAKVAEEAVSGWEKAEAEALALKTHLESVTLLKLTAEDRASHLDGALKECMRQIRNLKEDHEQKLQEVVFTKTKQCDKIKHELETRIGNLDQELLRSAAENAAISRSLQERSNMLYKINEEKSQAEAEIERFKSNIESCEREINSLKYELHIASKELEIRTEEKNMSVRSADAANKQHMEGVKKITKLEAECQRLRGLVRKKLPGPAALAQMKLEVESLGRDYGETRLKRSPVKASSPHMSQVTEFSLDNVQKFQKENEFLTERLLAMEEETKMLKEALSKRNSELQVSRSICAKTVSKLQALEAQLQISGQQKGSPTSVVHITTEGSLSQNESNPPSFTSMSEDGNDDDRSCAESWGTTLNSDVSHIKKEKNNEKSSKAENQNHLNLMDDFLEMEKLACLPNDSNGDLSVSDSPNNKTSEIETNDTSGEVTAAKDIQSEQQHDSSPLAKHQASSNGNLTVLSPGANENKLPLVKLRSRISVLLELLSKDTDFGKVIEDIKHVVQEAQDTLYPHTVNCVSEEIHSSDAICDRQAHPEGSVLTTEKEITAKETMTAITEELASAISLIHDFVLLLGKKMVGVHDTFPDGNELSQKIEEFSGTYSKVIHGNLSLVDLVLDLSHVLANASELKFNVIGFQGVEAGRNSPDCIDKVALPENKVVEKDSSERYQNHCADISNHSNPEVPDDGNLVSSFGSNATPCKISVEEFEQLKSEKDNLSIDLARCAENLEMTTSKLQETEQLLAEAKTQFASAQNSNSLNETQLKCMAESYRSLESRAHELETELKLLQVRTETLETELQEEQRNHQDALARCTELQEELKRQETLAAETAAETEFKTKQDMELADAAEKLAECQETIFLLGKQLKSLHPQPETMGSPYSERSQKFEGFTEDEPTTTKAMNLHDSDQAEIEGAASPNVLRAGGESPIYLYNAPCSPSDTDGNNLLKSPGNAKTSKHRPTKSSSSSGGSSNPTPEKHPRGFSRFFSSKGKNGY comes from the exons ATGGACCGACGGAGTTGGCCGTGGAAGAAAAAATCATCATCAGACAAAGCTGCAACCGAGAAGGCCTTAGCAGTAGCAGAGTCTGTGCCGACGCCTCAGGCAGAGAAA GATAACTACAAGAAACCAAATTATGTTCAACTTTCGGTGGAGCAATATTCGCATCTCACTGGTTTGGAGGATCAAGTGAAGAATTATGAGAGTCAAGTGAAGAATTATGAGAATCAAGTGAATGCATATGAGGATCAAGTGAAGACGTACGAGGACCAATTTCAGACATTGGAGGATCAAATTACAGATTTGAACGAACAGCTCTCCACAGCCCACTCAGAGATCAGTACCCAGGAGGGCCTCGTTAAACAGCATGCTAAAGTTGCCGAAGAAGCTGTGTCAG GTTGGGAAAAGGCTGAAGCCGAAGCTCTTGCGTTAAAAACTCATTTAGAATCTGTGACACTTTTGAAGCTGACTGCTGAAGATCGGGCATCCCATTTAGATGGTGCTCTCAAAGAGTGCATGCGACAGATTAGAAATCTTAAGGAAGATCATGAACAGAAATTGCAAGAAGTTGTTTTCACCAAAACGAAGCAATGTGACAAAATCAAGCATGAGCTCGAAACAAGGATAGGTAATTTAGACCAAGAGCTCCTAAGGTCTGCTGCTGAAAATGCTGCTATTTCAAGGTCTTTACAAGAGCGGTCAAACATGCTATACAAGATCAATGAAGAAAAGTCACAAGCTGAGGCAGAAATTGAGCGTTTCAAGAGCAACATTGAATCTTGTGAAAGGGAAATAAACTCTCTGAAATATGAACTTCATATTGCTTCCAAGGAGCTGGAAATTCGTACAGAGGAAAAGAACATGAGCGTGAGGTCTGCAGATGCGGCCAACAAGCAGCATATGGAGGGTGTGAAAAAAATAACTAAGCTAGAAGCAGAGTGCCAAAGACTACGTGGTCTTGTGCGGAAGAAGTTGCCTGGTCCTGCTGCACTTGCCCAAATGAAGCTTGAGGTTGAGAGTTTAGGCCGAGATTATGGAGAAACTCGGTTGAAGAGATCTCCTGTTAAGGCTTCTAGTCCACATATGTCCCAGGTGACTGAGTTTTCCCTTGACAATGTACAGAAGTTTCAGAAGGAGAATGAATTTCTGACAGAACGGTTATTAGCaatggaagaagaaacaaaaatgcTTAAAGAAGCTTTGTCAAAACGTAACAGCGAATTGCAGGTTTCTAGGAGTATTTGTGCGAAGACAGTCAGCAAGCTTCAAGCATTAGAAGCACAGCTTCAAATCAGTGGTCAACAGAAAGGTTCCCCAACATCTGTTGTTCACATCACCACTGAAGGTTCCTTGAGTCAGAATGAAAGCAATCCACCAAGTTTCACCTCCATGTCTGAAGATGGAAATGATGATGACAGAAGCTGTGCTGAGTCTTGGGGCACAACATTGAACTCTGATGTCTCACAcatcaagaaggagaagaacaatgaAAAGTCGAGCAAAGCTgaaaatcaaaatcatttgAATCTTATGGATGACTTTCTGGAGATGGAGAAGTTGGCTTGCTTGCCTAATGACTCAAATGGAGATCTCTCTGTTTCAGATAGTCCAAACAATAAGACATCTGAAATAGAGACCAATGACACATCAGGAGAAGTCACTGCCGCAAAAGATATACAATCTGAGCAGCAGCATGATTCAAGTCCACTGGCAAAGCATCAAGCATCTTCCAATGGGAACCTGACAGTGCTCAGTCCTGGAGCTAATGAAAACAAGCTGCCTCTGGTGAAGCTCCGATCAAGAATCTCGGTGCTGTTAGAGTTATTATCCAAGGACACTGATTTTGGTAAAGTTATTGAGGATATCAAGCATGTGGTTCAGGAAGCACAAGATACTCTGTACCCTCACACTGTAAACTGTGTTTCTGAAGAAATTCACAGCTCTGATGCCATATGTGATAGGCAGGCACACCCTGAGGGCTCTGTTCTAACTACAGAAAAGGAAATCACAGCCAAAGAGACCATGACTGCAATAACTGAAGAACTGGCATCTGCCATATCCTTGATCCATGACTTTGTGCTGCTCTTAGGAAAAAAAATGGTGGGAGTGCATGACACATTTCCTGATGGCAATGAATTAAGTCAGAAGATTGAAGAATTTTCTGGCACATATAGTAAAGTTATTCATGGGAACTTGAGTTTGGTTGATTTGGTTCTTGACCTTTCTCATGTGTTAGCAAATGCCAGTGAACTCAAGTTTAATGTTATAGGTTTCCAGGGTGTTGAAGCAGGAAGGAATAGTCCTGATTGTATTGACAAGGTAGCCTTACCAGAGAATAAGGTAGTTGAGAAGGATTCATCAGAAAGATATCAAAATCATTGTGCCGACATTTCTAATCATTCTAACCCTGAAGTTCCTGATGATGGAAATCTAGTCTCCAGCTTTGGGTCAAATGCCACCCCATGCAAAATCTCAGTGGAGGAGTTTGAGCAATTGAAATCAGAGAAAGATAACCTGTCTATAGATTTGGCAAGATGCGCGGAAAATCTGGAGATGACTACGTCCAAGTTACAGGAAACCGAGCAGCTTCTTGCAGAAGCTAAAACACAATTTGCTTCTGCTCAAAATTCAAACAGCTTAAATGAGACGCAGCTGAAATGTATGGCAGAATCATACAGGTCACTGGAATCACGAGCCCATGAGTTAGAAACTGAACTGAAGCTACTACAAGTCAGAACTGAAACTCTGGAAACGGAGCTGCAAGAAGAACAGAGGAATCATCAAGATGCTTTGGCTAGATGCACAGAACTTCAAGAAGAGTTGAAAAG GCAGGAGACCTTAGCAGCCGAGACAGCAGCCGAGACGGAATTCAAGACCAAACAG GACATGGAATTGGCGGATGCAGCAGAGAAGCTTGCCGAGTGTCAAGAAACCATATTTCTTCTCGGCAAGCAGTTGAAATCTTTGCATCCTCAACCAGAGACCATGGGATCTCCATACAGTGAGAGGAGTCAAAAGTTTGAAGGGTTCACTGAGGATGAACCCACCACTACCAAAGCCATGAATTTGCATGACTCGGATCAAGCTGAGATTGAAGGTGCTGCTTCTCCCAATGTTCTTAGAGCGGGTGGCGAGTCACCCATCTATCTGTACAATGCCCCATGCAGCCCATCTGATACAGATGGGAACAATCTCTTGAAATCTCCTGGCAATGCCAAAACCTCAAAACACAGGCCCACAAAGTCGAGTTCCTCATCTGGCGGCTCTTCTAACCCAACACCGGAGAAACATCCACGCGGATTCAGCAGGTTTTTCTCCTCCAAAGGAAAGAATGGTTACTAG
- the LOC112169422 gene encoding ATP sulfurylase 2, whose amino-acid sequence MSLTIKLHVTTSHLNITAIKRPTLPRLRTTKPIYHSDALLCLVYKQKPTTMHEPARSTIKSSLIEPDGGSLVDLVVPESERGSKALEAESLPKLSLTKIDLEWVHVISEGWASPLRGFMREDQYLQSLHFNSLRVKDGSVVNMSLPIVLAIDDETKERIGTSPNVGLVGPNGDLIGILRSIEIYKHNKEERIARTWGSTAPGLPYVEEAITPAGNWLIGGDLEVLERIKYNDGLDNYRLSPQQLRNEFDKRQADAVFAFQLRNPVHNGHALLMNDTRRRLLEMGYKNPILLLHPLGGFTKPDDVPLDVRMEQHSKVLEDGVLDPETTIVGIFPSPMHYAGPTEVQWHAKARINAGANFYIVGRDPAGMGHPTEKRDLYDPDHGKKVLSMAPGLEKLNILPFRVAAYDTVEKKMAFFDPSRAKDFLFISGTKMRTYAKTGENPPDGFMCPGGWKVLVNYYESLQTEESSQHQAVLST is encoded by the exons ATGTCTCTGACTATTAAGCTTCACGTTACCACCTCCCACCTCAACATCACCGCAATCAAAAGACCAACCCTCCCCAGGTTAAGAACCACCAAACCCATTTACCATTCTGACGCATTATTGTGCCTCGTGTATAAACAGAAACCCACAACAATGCATGAGCCGGCTCGATCCACCATCAAGAGCTCGCTGATCGAGCCGGACGGCGGGTCCTTGGTCGATCTCGTGGTGCCGGAAAGCGAGCGCGGGAGCAAGGCCCTCGAGGCCGAGTCGCTGCCGAAGTTGAGCCTGACCAAGATTGATCTGGAGTGGGTGCATGTGATCAGCGAGGGATGGGCTAGCCCTTTAAGAGGGTTCATGAGGGAGGACCAGTACTTGCAGAGCTTGCACTTCAATTCGTTGAGAGTCAAGGACGGGTCTGTGGTCAACATGTCGCTTCCCATTGTGTTGGCCATTGACGACGAGACCAAGGAGAGAATCGGGACGTCGCCGAATGTGGGGTTGGTTGGACCTAATGGAGATTTGATTGGGATATTAAGGAG CATTGAGATATACAAGCATAACAAAGAAGAAAGGATTGCGAGGACTTGGGGGTCAACTGCACCAGGATTGCCGTACGTTGAAGAGGCCATCACTCCAGCTGGAAACTGGCTTATTGGCGGAGATTTAGAAGTACTAGAGCGTATCAAATACAATGATGGGCTCGATAACTACAGACTCTCTCCTCAACAACTCCGAAACGAATTTGATAAGCGCCAGGCGGACGCAGTTTTTGCGTTTCAGTTGAGAAATCCTGTACATAATGGTCatgctctgttgatgaatgataCACGCCGGCGACTCTTGGAAATGGGTTACAAGAATCCAATTCTATTGCTTCATCCTTTAGGAGGTTTCACAAAGCCGGATGATGTGCCCTTGGATGTTCGGATGGAGCAGCATAGCAAG GTACTAGAGGATGGAGTTCTCGACCCTGAAACTACCATTGTGGGCATATTCCCATCACCTATGCACTATGCAGGTCCAACTGAGGTACAATGGCATGCAAAAGCACGGATAAATGCAGGCGCAAATTTTTACATTGTGGGGCGTGATCCTGCTGGTATGGGACACCCAACAGAGAAGAGAGACTTGTATGACCCTGATCATGGGAAAAAGGTGTTGAGCATGGCACCTGGCCTTGAGAAGCTCAATATTTTGCCATTCAGG GTGGCTGCTTATGACACTGTGGAGAAGAAGATGGCATTTTTTGATCCTTCACGTGCAAAAGATTTCCTCTTCATCTCTGGGACCAAG ATGCGGACTTATGCAAAGACCGGCGAAAACCCTCCTGATGGTTTTATGTGTCCCGGAGGATGGAAGGTTCTAGTGAACTACTACGAGAGCTTGCAAACAGAAGAGTCATCGCAGCACCAAGCTGTTTTATCTACTTAG